A window of Solanum stenotomum isolate F172 chromosome 3, ASM1918654v1, whole genome shotgun sequence contains these coding sequences:
- the LOC125860655 gene encoding protein LPA2 has product MALLLNSPHTKRPHLHLHLLHSQRHQHSNPRNFSIKFQDSSSDNSSEDTASSSVAKKVASSSSLGFGSSVSTTVKKKQQKGKRERDTIIRREPIQKPSLATQPAEESGSKEFQKNESAFLLAWLGLGGIILVEGILLAASGLLPEAWDNFFVKYLYPSFTPTVFLFVAGTAGYGVLKYLQNEKFNSEN; this is encoded by the exons ATGGCGCTACTACTGAACTCACCACATACGAAGAGAcctcatcttcatcttcatcttctccacTCTCAACGACATCAACACTCCAACCCCAGAAATTTCTCCATCAAATTCCAGGACTCTTCTTCTGATAATTCTTCAGAGGACACCGCATCATCTTCGGTGGCCAAGAAGGTAGCCAGCTCGAGTTCTTTAGGTTTTGGGTCATCGGTTTCCACCACAGTAAAGAAGAAACAACAAAAGGGGAAAAGAGAGAGGGATACAATTATCCGACGAGAACCCATTCAAAAGCCCAGCTTAGCTACCCAACCAGCGGAGGAATCTGGATCCAAGGAATTTCAGAAAAATGAGAGTGCATTTCTTCTTGCTTGGTTAGGACTTGGTGGAATTATCCTTGTCGAGGGTATTCTTCTTGCTGCCTCAG GCCTTTTACCAGAGGCATgggacaatttttttgtgaagTATCTGTATCCATCCTTTACTCCGACGGTCTTCCTGTTTGTGGCTGGAACAGCTGGCTATGGAGTGTTGAAGTACCTGCAGAATGAGAAATTTAATAGTGAAAACTGA
- the LOC125859899 gene encoding protein EXORDIUM-like 3: protein MSHRSLFRRPEAPVPVIFYFFGAFLFFFFTLPVNGWRPWPNQKPNATELLYGGSKKYEGSSEFVHLKYHMGPVLTANITVYPIWYGRWGNSQKRIIRDFISSFSAVDSKRPSVAGWWKTVQLYTDQTGANISRTVHLGEEKNDRFYSHGKSLTRLSVQSVIKSAVTARTRPLPLNPKTGVYLLLTSDDVYVQDFCQNVCGFHYFTFPSIVGYTLPYAWVGNSAKLCPGTCAYPFSVPSYMPGFKAVKSPNNDVGVDGMISVIAHEIAEVSTNPLVNAWYAGQDPSFPVEIADLCEGIYGTGGGGSYTGQMLNGKDGATYNMNGVRRRFLVQWVWNHILNYCSGPNALDQ from the coding sequence ATGTCCCACCGTTCCCTCTTCCGCCGGCCGGAAGCTCCGGTACCGGTAATCTTCTATTTTTTCGGAgctttcttattctttttcttcactttgCCTGTAAATGGGTGGCGTCCATGGCCCAACCAGAAGCCAAACGCCACTGAATTACTCTACGGCGGGTCCAAAAAGTATGAGGGGTCATCGGAGTTTGTCCATTTGAAATATCACATGGGCCCTGTTCTCACTGCAAATATTACCGTTTATCCCATTTGGTACGGCCGGTGGGGAAACTCCCAGAAGCGTATTATCCGCGATTTCATCAGCTCTTTCTCCGCCGTCGATTCTAAACGCCCTTCAGTCGCTGGTTGGTGGAAAACCGTTCAGCTCTACACCGATCAAACCGGAGCCAACATTTCCCGTACTGTCCATCTTGGAGAAGAAAAAAACGATCGATTTTACTCACACGGTAAATCCCTAACCCGATTATCCGTACAATCGGTGATAAAATCCGCCGTCACCGCCCGTACCCGTCCACTACCGTTAAACCCCAAAACCGGCGTCTACTTATTACTCACTTCCGATGATGTATACGTTCAGGATTTCTGCCAAAACGTTTGCGGATTCCATTACTTCACTTTTCCGTCCATCGTCGGTTATACTTTACCGTACGCTTGGGTGGGTAACTCCGCTAAACTATGTCCGGGTACATGCGCTTACCCGTTTTCCGTACCCAGTTACATGCCGGGTTTTAAAGCTGTGAAATCCCCGAACAACGACGTGGGTGTTGACGGAATGATAAGCGTGATTGCTCATGAAATTGCAGAGGTATCAACGAACCCATTAGTAAACGCTTGGTATGCGGGTCAGGACCCTAGTTTTCCGGTAGAGATTGCGGATCTTTGTGAAGGGATTTACGGGACAGGCGGCGGGGGGTCGTATACAGGGCAAATGTTGAACGGAAAAGATGGTGCTACGTATAATATGAATGGGGTGAGAAGGAGATTTTTGGTTCAGTGGGTGTGGAatcatattttgaattattgCAGTGGACCTAATGCACTTGATCAGTAA